From Bacteroidota bacterium, one genomic window encodes:
- a CDS encoding ferrous iron transport protein A translates to MGTTIRLLSELKKGQKGLIDSFTDYELSLKLLEMGCIPGEMIEVIRIAPLGDPIAISVAGYMLSLRKAEAATVRIKTN, encoded by the coding sequence ATGGGGACGACTATCAGATTGCTTTCTGAGTTGAAAAAAGGCCAAAAAGGCTTGATTGACTCATTTACTGATTATGAATTATCCCTCAAATTGTTGGAAATGGGCTGCATTCCGGGTGAAATGATTGAAGTGATCAGGATCGCTCCCTTGGGAGATCCGATCGCCATTTCAGTAGCCGGCTATATGTTAAGTCTAAGAAAGGCGGAAGCTGCGACGGTCCGTATCAAAACTAATTAA
- a CDS encoding mannose-1-phosphate guanylyltransferase produces MMKNNYCIIMAGGIGSRFWPMSRNNFPKQFIDILGTGKTLIRQTYERFLSVCPKENIYIVTNEAYLDHVYSQIPELNKNQVLAEPQRRNTSPCIAYASMKIFSINPDANLIIAPSDHVITDEKKFHEAVLKGLDFTANNSSLLTIGIHPSRPDTGYGYIQFNGDESTEEFKISKVKTFTEKPNLEMAKFFLKSGEFLWNAGIFLWNAKTILKAFEDLMPDMYALFQEGKEMLNTPGEAEYIKNAYTQCKNISIDYGILEKAKNVYVLSAEFGWSDLGTWKSLYEQLPHDTNGNAIVGPHVMVDNTKNCIVNMSNNKLAVIQGLENFIVVETDNVLLICPKDDEQGVRNLVNDVKLKKGEKYV; encoded by the coding sequence CTGATGAAAAACAATTACTGTATCATCATGGCCGGCGGCATTGGCAGTCGTTTCTGGCCCATGAGTCGTAACAATTTCCCGAAGCAATTCATTGACATTTTAGGAACGGGTAAAACACTTATCCGCCAAACGTATGAACGTTTTCTAAGTGTTTGTCCGAAAGAAAATATTTACATCGTAACGAATGAGGCATATCTTGATCATGTCTACAGTCAAATCCCTGAGCTGAATAAAAATCAGGTGTTGGCAGAACCGCAAAGAAGAAATACTTCACCATGCATTGCATATGCAAGTATGAAGATCTTCAGTATAAATCCGGATGCAAATCTGATTATTGCACCTTCCGATCATGTGATCACCGATGAGAAAAAATTTCACGAGGCAGTATTAAAAGGATTAGATTTCACAGCTAATAATAGTTCACTGCTAACGATCGGTATTCACCCGAGTCGCCCTGATACCGGCTATGGTTACATACAATTCAACGGCGACGAGAGCACAGAAGAATTCAAGATCAGCAAGGTGAAGACTTTTACAGAGAAACCAAACCTGGAAATGGCGAAATTCTTTCTGAAGAGCGGAGAATTTTTATGGAATGCCGGAATCTTTTTATGGAATGCAAAAACTATTTTGAAAGCTTTTGAAGACCTGATGCCCGATATGTATGCATTGTTTCAGGAAGGAAAAGAAATGCTGAACACTCCCGGTGAAGCTGAATACATTAAAAATGCATACACACAATGCAAAAACATTTCAATCGATTACGGGATTTTAGAGAAAGCAAAAAATGTATATGTACTAAGTGCAGAATTTGGCTGGAGTGATCTAGGGACATGGAAATCACTATACGAACAACTTCCACATGACACAAATGGAAATGCAATTGTAGGTCCGCATGTTATGGTCGACAACACCAAAAACTGTATTGTAAATATGTCAAACAACAAACTTGCAGTAATTCAGGGTTTGGAAAATTTCATTGTCGTTGAAACAGACAATGTGTTACTGATCTGTCCGAAAGATGATGAACAAGGAGTTCGGAATCTGGTGAATGATGTGAAGTTGAAGAAGGGGGAGAAGTATGTTTAA
- the ytxJ gene encoding bacillithiol system redox-active protein YtxJ, translating to MTSIENLNQLHEVSNTKSILIFKHSTACNISSMVLNRIESKWKNEYSESIIPYFLDLISYKSISNEISNRYQVIHESPQVLIIQNGISVYDESHNGIRMDAILENLKRKTKRKFLHFSFHIIKHTSPPSSTSHHSPDSELLVHHLSDRSVTHCLFQRQ from the coding sequence ATTACCTCTATCGAAAACTTAAATCAATTACACGAAGTTTCTAATACCAAATCAATCCTGATATTCAAACATAGCACAGCTTGCAATATCAGCTCAATGGTATTGAACAGAATTGAATCCAAGTGGAAAAATGAATATTCTGAATCGATCATCCCTTATTTTCTGGATCTGATTTCCTATAAGTCAATCTCGAACGAAATTTCAAACAGATATCAGGTCATTCACGAATCCCCCCAGGTTCTTATTATCCAGAATGGAATAAGTGTCTATGATGAATCACATAATGGAATCAGAATGGATGCAATTTTAGAAAATTTAAAAAGAAAAACCAAAAGGAAGTTTCTCCACTTTTCTTTTCATATTATTAAACATACTTCTCCCCCTTCTTCAACTTCACATCATTCACCAGATTCCGAACTCCTTGTTCATCATCTTTCGGACAGATCAGTAACACATTGTCTGTTTCAACGACAATGA
- a CDS encoding aminotransferase class V-fold PLP-dependent enzyme, with protein sequence MDNLKDLFYLNPEITFLNFGSYGACPKPIFEDLQKWQSAMERDPVQFIAVRSIENLRTSREALAEYIHCDADDLVYTPNPSYAMNVIAKSFTMKPGDEILSTNLEYGAMDRTWNYYCKKSGAKFIRNEVSLPVVSKEKFSEEFWKGYSKNTKAIFISQITSTTALKLPVDEICSEAKRRGLFTIVDGAHVPGHIPLDLSKLEVDVYTGACHKWMMTPKGSSFLFVKKEFQDQFDPLVISWGYESDAPSESRFIDYHQMQGTRDFTAFLTIPKSIEFMKENDWPTVAKRCSELARRNYNKFCNLLKTEPLCPIENDFLGQMCSIPIKTTKPLVLKSLLYEKYRIEVPVMVHGNYTFLRYSIQAFNDQDDLDKLYSALKDIQSSTDLLG encoded by the coding sequence ATGGATAATCTCAAAGATCTTTTCTATCTCAACCCCGAAATAACCTTCCTGAACTTCGGTTCCTATGGCGCCTGTCCAAAACCTATTTTTGAAGATCTGCAAAAATGGCAATCAGCCATGGAGCGTGACCCTGTACAATTTATAGCTGTCAGAAGTATAGAGAATCTTCGTACTTCCAGAGAAGCTCTTGCAGAATATATTCATTGCGATGCGGATGATCTGGTTTATACTCCCAATCCTTCGTATGCAATGAATGTAATTGCAAAAAGTTTTACGATGAAACCGGGCGATGAAATACTCTCGACAAATCTGGAGTATGGAGCGATGGACCGCACATGGAATTACTATTGCAAAAAGAGCGGCGCAAAATTTATTCGCAACGAAGTCAGTTTACCTGTTGTTTCGAAAGAAAAATTTAGCGAAGAATTCTGGAAAGGATATTCGAAAAACACAAAAGCAATTTTTATAAGTCAAATTACAAGTACTACTGCTTTAAAACTTCCGGTGGATGAAATCTGCTCAGAAGCAAAACGAAGAGGCTTGTTTACAATTGTGGATGGAGCTCATGTTCCCGGACATATTCCGCTTGACCTTTCTAAATTGGAAGTTGATGTTTATACCGGTGCCTGTCACAAGTGGATGATGACACCAAAAGGATCTTCCTTTCTCTTTGTAAAAAAGGAATTTCAGGATCAATTTGATCCTTTAGTGATCAGTTGGGGATATGAAAGTGATGCACCTTCGGAATCCCGGTTTATTGATTATCATCAGATGCAAGGAACCCGGGACTTTACCGCATTTCTGACAATTCCAAAGTCAATCGAATTCATGAAAGAAAATGATTGGCCAACGGTTGCAAAGCGTTGTTCTGAATTAGCGCGTCGAAATTATAACAAGTTCTGTAACCTCCTGAAGACTGAACCATTGTGCCCTATAGAAAATGATTTCCTAGGTCAAATGTGTTCGATTCCAATTAAGACAACAAAACCTTTAGTCCTGAAATCGCTTTTGTATGAAAAATACAGAATCGAAGTTCCGGTAATGGTCCATGGAAATTACACCTTTCTCCGTTATTCCATTCAGGCATTTAATGATCAGGATGATCTTGACAAATTATATTCTGCGCTGAAGGATATCCAAAGTTCAACCGATCTTCTTGGCTAA
- a CDS encoding class I SAM-dependent methyltransferase, protein MTKSNIDTNANEREFYNDWAEKVDVSKIKVEKFFESSTCPENRYLMTGMDKIKDSLILDLGCGAGENSVYFTLKGANCIATDYSDGMLHVVDELAARYNVKVKTQVVDAMNIPYPDNTFDYVYIANTLHHVDFDKCTNEIYRVLKPGGKMLSWDPLKHNPIINIYRRMATKVRTEDESPLNINVVDKLKKNFSSVQYDTFWFATLWIFIRFYLIEKVHPNDEPYWKKIISDEERIRSRYLRLEKFDRFFKKIPFMKRFAWNIAIIATK, encoded by the coding sequence ATGACAAAAAGTAATATTGATACTAATGCCAATGAACGGGAGTTTTATAACGACTGGGCAGAAAAGGTAGATGTAAGTAAGATAAAAGTTGAAAAGTTTTTTGAATCTTCAACCTGTCCGGAAAACAGATACCTGATGACGGGTATGGATAAGATCAAAGACTCATTGATACTTGATCTGGGCTGCGGCGCTGGTGAAAACAGTGTCTATTTTACTTTGAAAGGTGCGAATTGTATTGCCACAGATTATTCTGATGGAATGTTGCATGTTGTCGACGAACTGGCTGCCCGATATAATGTGAAGGTTAAAACACAGGTAGTGGATGCAATGAATATTCCTTACCCTGATAATACTTTCGATTACGTTTATATAGCAAATACACTGCATCATGTTGATTTTGATAAATGCACAAATGAGATCTACCGTGTGCTAAAACCAGGTGGTAAAATGTTGTCATGGGATCCGTTAAAACACAATCCTATAATCAATATTTACCGACGGATGGCTACAAAAGTGAGAACAGAAGATGAAAGTCCTTTGAATATAAATGTTGTCGATAAACTGAAAAAGAATTTTTCTTCTGTACAATATGATACATTCTGGTTTGCAACTTTATGGATCTTCATCCGCTTTTACCTGATTGAAAAAGTTCATCCAAATGATGAGCCTTACTGGAAGAAAATTATTTCTGATGAAGAACGGATAAGAAGCAGATACTTGAGACTGGAAAAATTTGACAGGTTTTTCAAAAAAATTCCTTTCATGAAAAGATTTGCATGGAATATAGCAATCATTGCAACTAAATGA
- a CDS encoding SprT-like domain-containing protein produces MSREKIAAVLSNYIPHETVDECTSWIIQKNIHLKITRGRASKFGDYKPLERGKGHHISVNHDLNKYAFLITFVHEVAHLHTFTKYPFRHEPHGREWKNEFRNLLGNFVVRRVFPDDISTALSSYLKNPAATSCSDHNLFRTLKKYDVKNGSQEVFHLEELSANSRFALYQSRSGMIFQKGEKMRTRFRCLEVNTNRQYYVSGLAEVIQIENNVRETGK; encoded by the coding sequence ATGTCCCGGGAGAAAATTGCTGCTGTATTATCGAATTATATTCCTCATGAAACAGTTGATGAATGTACCTCGTGGATCATTCAGAAAAATATCCATTTAAAAATTACACGGGGGCGTGCATCAAAATTTGGTGATTACAAACCTCTGGAAAGAGGAAAGGGACATCATATTTCTGTTAATCACGATCTGAACAAATATGCGTTTCTGATCACCTTTGTTCATGAGGTAGCGCACCTGCATACATTTACAAAATATCCATTTCGTCATGAACCTCATGGGAGAGAATGGAAAAACGAATTCAGAAATTTGCTGGGTAATTTTGTTGTAAGAAGAGTTTTTCCCGACGACATTTCAACTGCACTTTCCTCCTACCTTAAAAATCCTGCAGCGACAAGTTGTAGCGATCACAATCTTTTCAGGACTTTAAAAAAATATGATGTTAAAAATGGAAGTCAGGAAGTTTTTCATCTGGAAGAACTATCAGCAAATTCCAGATTCGCACTTTATCAATCTCGTTCGGGAATGATCTTTCAAAAAGGTGAAAAAATGCGGACCAGATTTCGTTGTCTGGAAGTGAATACCAACCGACAATATTATGTAAGTGGACTGGCCGAGGTTATTCAGATTGAAAACAATGTCAGGGAAACCGGGAAATAG
- the fumC gene encoding class II fumarate hydratase, with amino-acid sequence MAMRKEKDTMGIVEVPADVYWGAQTQRSIENFKIAEDINKMPKEIIRAFAYLKKAAALTNLDAGVLSKESSDLIGKVCDEILAGKLDDQFPLVVWQTGSGTQSNMNVNEVIAYRAHVLSGGSLMDEKKIIHPNDDVNKSQSSNDTFPTAMHIAAYYALMNVTIPGIKKLRDTLAAKSKEFMNVVKIGRTHLMDATPLTLGQEISGYVSQLDHGLRAINHILPHLAELALGGTAVGTGINTPKGYSENVAKHIAKLTGLPFITAENKFEALAAHDAIVEAHGALKTVACSLMKIGNDIRLLASGPRCGIGELFIPDNEPGSSIMPGKVNPTQCEAMTMVAAQVLGNDVAINIGGATGHFELNVFKPMMIYNFLHSARLIGDVCVSFNDKCAVGIAPIHENIRKNLENSLMLVTALNTKIGYYKAAEIAQTAHKQGKTLKAMSVELGYVTPEQFDEWVKPEEMVGL; translated from the coding sequence ATGGCAATGCGTAAAGAGAAAGATACCATGGGTATCGTTGAAGTTCCTGCTGATGTGTATTGGGGTGCCCAGACACAACGGTCAATTGAAAATTTCAAAATCGCTGAGGACATAAATAAAATGCCCAAAGAAATTATCAGGGCTTTTGCATATCTGAAAAAAGCTGCTGCATTGACAAATCTGGATGCAGGAGTTTTGTCTAAAGAAAGTTCTGATCTTATCGGAAAAGTCTGTGATGAAATTTTAGCAGGAAAACTTGATGATCAGTTTCCGCTTGTCGTATGGCAAACAGGTTCCGGTACTCAATCAAACATGAACGTGAATGAAGTCATTGCTTATCGCGCTCATGTTTTAAGTGGCGGAAGTCTGATGGACGAAAAAAAGATAATTCATCCAAACGACGATGTGAACAAGTCGCAATCATCTAACGATACATTCCCTACTGCTATGCACATCGCTGCATATTATGCTTTGATGAATGTCACAATTCCCGGAATAAAAAAACTCCGCGATACACTTGCTGCTAAATCAAAAGAGTTCATGAATGTTGTGAAGATCGGTCGTACACATCTGATGGATGCAACGCCACTTACACTGGGACAGGAAATAAGCGGTTATGTTTCTCAACTCGATCACGGTTTACGTGCGATCAATCATATTCTTCCACACCTTGCTGAACTTGCTCTTGGTGGTACAGCAGTTGGAACAGGAATCAATACGCCAAAAGGATATTCTGAGAATGTAGCAAAGCATATTGCAAAACTTACCGGATTACCATTTATCACAGCAGAAAATAAATTTGAAGCACTTGCTGCACATGATGCAATTGTTGAAGCGCATGGTGCATTAAAAACTGTGGCCTGTTCATTGATGAAAATCGGAAACGATATTCGTTTACTTGCAAGCGGACCGCGTTGTGGAATAGGGGAGTTGTTCATTCCTGATAACGAACCGGGTTCTTCTATTATGCCGGGGAAAGTTAATCCAACACAATGCGAAGCAATGACAATGGTTGCCGCACAAGTATTGGGTAATGATGTTGCAATTAATATCGGCGGTGCAACCGGACATTTTGAATTGAATGTTTTCAAACCAATGATGATCTATAATTTCCTCCATTCAGCCAGACTAATTGGGGATGTTTGTGTATCTTTCAATGATAAATGTGCAGTTGGCATTGCACCCATACATGAAAATATCCGCAAGAATCTCGAAAATTCTTTGATGCTTGTCACTGCACTGAATACTAAAATCGGTTACTACAAAGCAGCAGAGATCGCACAGACAGCACACAAGCAAGGCAAAACACTAAAAGCTATGTCAGTCGAATTAGGCTACGTCACCCCCGAACAGTTTGATGAGTGGGTGAAGCCTGAAGAGATGGTGGGCTTGTAG
- a CDS encoding aminotransferase class I/II-fold pyridoxal phosphate-dependent enzyme — protein sequence MAETLIGSEIIKLAAEINEKIRNGERIYNYTIGDFDPKIFPIPSELNDAIIKAYENKHTNYPAANGMVDLRKEVAEFLKERQGLNYSADEILISGGARPLIYATYITLLNPGESVIFPVPSWNNNHYCHLSRVKPIFVETRPENNFMPSADDLRPHIKEATMIALCSPLNPTGTVFGESQLAEICDMIIAENKRRGPGAKPLYLMYDQIYWVLTYGQTKHYDPISLRPEMREYTIFIDGISKSLAATGVRVGWSFGPRVIIDKMKAILSHVGAWAPKAEQIATADYLKNKNALNTFLGQFKQAIDERLHGFYDGFISLKKSGYNVDAISPQAAIYLTINLNLKGKKSASGKTLTTQKDVTQYILDEAKLAVVPFSAFGSSDDSPWYRLSVGTCTKEEIPEVFGNLKKALSALS from the coding sequence ATGGCTGAAACATTAATTGGTTCAGAGATCATTAAACTAGCTGCTGAGATCAACGAAAAAATTCGAAACGGCGAAAGGATCTACAATTATACGATCGGCGATTTTGACCCAAAGATTTTTCCTATTCCATCTGAGTTAAATGATGCGATAATAAAAGCCTACGAAAACAAACACACAAATTATCCGGCTGCAAACGGCATGGTTGATCTGCGTAAAGAAGTTGCTGAATTTCTGAAAGAACGTCAAGGATTGAATTATTCAGCTGATGAGATTCTTATTTCAGGAGGTGCACGTCCGCTTATTTATGCTACATACATCACCTTATTGAATCCCGGTGAATCAGTAATTTTTCCGGTACCATCATGGAACAATAATCATTACTGTCATTTGTCGCGTGTGAAACCAATTTTTGTCGAGACGCGTCCTGAAAATAATTTTATGCCTTCTGCCGACGATCTTCGTCCGCATATCAAAGAAGCGACGATGATTGCATTGTGTTCCCCTTTGAATCCGACAGGTACAGTTTTCGGCGAATCACAGCTTGCAGAGATCTGCGACATGATCATTGCAGAAAATAAACGTCGCGGTCCGGGTGCAAAACCATTGTATCTGATGTATGATCAGATCTATTGGGTATTGACTTACGGCCAAACAAAGCATTACGATCCGATTTCTCTTCGTCCTGAAATGCGTGAATACACAATTTTCATTGACGGGATTTCGAAGTCACTTGCTGCAACTGGTGTACGTGTAGGCTGGTCATTTGGTCCGCGTGTTATCATCGACAAGATGAAAGCGATACTTTCTCATGTAGGAGCCTGGGCTCCGAAAGCAGAACAAATTGCTACAGCTGATTATCTGAAAAATAAAAATGCATTGAATACTTTCCTTGGACAATTCAAGCAAGCTATTGATGAAAGACTTCATGGATTTTATGATGGATTCATTTCTTTGAAAAAATCCGGATATAATGTGGATGCAATTTCTCCGCAAGCAGCAATTTATCTTACCATAAATCTGAATCTGAAAGGAAAGAAAAGTGCAAGCGGAAAAACTTTAACAACCCAAAAAGATGTGACGCAATATATTCTTGACGAAGCAAAACTTGCTGTCGTTCCATTCTCTGCATTCGGCTCATCAGATGATTCACCATGGTATCGGTTATCTGTTGGCACATGTACGAAAGAAGAAATTCCTGAGGTTTTCGGAAACTTAAAAAAGGCACTGAGCGCGCTTTCTTAA
- the feoB gene encoding ferrous iron transport protein B, with translation MTKKIKIALVGNPNSGKSSVFNALTGLNQKVANFPGVTVEKKIGYTSLRDKFGNTVDAEIIDLPGTYSLYPKSPEERIPFQLLCDPQNEAHPDLTIVVADGANLKRNLFLCSQLVDLKIPVILVINMMDIVRFKKININFEKLSERLGVPIVAMNARKLEGLKELKLAIVQPFNPPVNDFIDIRVFAPEVVDTIRQTVNVKSNYNAFLVANNLDLISNFEIPEFKKEKIRAVCAQYEFNGQQMQAKETLERYRVISTIMQEFISSPENPIQKSPSFRIDNILTHRFWGYFIFLAVLFLVFQAIFAWAIYPMDLIDSAFAWLSEQVQSSLPPGLINDLLVDGILAGLNGIVVFVPQIALLFFFVAVLEDTGYMSRVSFLMDQLMRKFGLNGKSLIPLMSGVACAVPAIMSTRTISNWKERLITIMVTPLMSCSARLPVYTLLIALIIPSDYIYGVNLQGLVLMLMYLIGFVAALLAAWVMKHIINSKEKSYFVMELPTYRIPRWSTIGIHIAEKVKVFLFEAGKVIVSVSIILWFLSSFGPSDSFERIEEKYMSETYTRSMPKEEIDRQIQSEKLENSYAGRLGHIIEPIIKPLGYDWKIGVALITSFAAREVFVGTMSTIYSVGDEASSKMTVKEKMRNEIDPETGGPKYTFAVGISLMLFYAFAMQCISTVAIVFRETRKIKYPLIQILYMSGMAYIASLIAYQLLK, from the coding sequence GTGACAAAAAAGATAAAAATAGCTTTAGTAGGAAATCCCAACAGTGGGAAGTCATCTGTTTTTAATGCACTCACAGGATTAAATCAGAAGGTTGCAAACTTTCCCGGAGTAACCGTTGAAAAGAAAATTGGTTACACATCACTGCGTGACAAATTTGGAAATACGGTAGACGCGGAGATCATTGACCTTCCCGGCACTTACTCCTTATATCCGAAATCGCCTGAAGAGAGAATTCCATTTCAACTGTTGTGTGACCCACAAAATGAAGCGCATCCTGATCTTACTATAGTTGTAGCCGATGGAGCGAATCTAAAAAGAAATTTATTTCTGTGTTCGCAATTAGTTGATTTGAAAATTCCTGTCATTCTTGTAATCAACATGATGGATATTGTTCGTTTCAAGAAGATCAATATCAACTTTGAAAAATTGTCTGAGCGACTTGGAGTTCCTATCGTTGCAATGAACGCCAGGAAACTTGAAGGATTAAAGGAATTGAAACTTGCAATTGTTCAACCGTTCAATCCACCCGTCAATGATTTCATTGACATCAGGGTTTTCGCTCCTGAAGTAGTTGATACAATCCGGCAAACAGTAAACGTAAAAAGTAATTACAATGCATTTCTTGTAGCAAACAATCTCGATCTTATATCGAACTTCGAAATTCCTGAATTCAAGAAAGAAAAGATACGTGCAGTTTGTGCACAATATGAATTCAATGGTCAGCAGATGCAGGCCAAAGAGACTCTTGAACGATATCGTGTGATCAGTACGATCATGCAAGAGTTCATTTCATCTCCTGAAAACCCGATTCAGAAATCACCTTCATTCCGGATTGATAATATTCTGACACATCGCTTCTGGGGATATTTTATTTTTCTTGCCGTCCTTTTTCTGGTCTTCCAGGCAATCTTTGCATGGGCAATTTATCCAATGGATCTGATAGATTCAGCATTTGCATGGCTGAGTGAACAAGTTCAGAGCTCTCTACCTCCGGGTTTGATAAATGATCTTTTAGTTGATGGAATATTAGCCGGCTTAAATGGCATCGTAGTATTCGTTCCACAAATTGCATTACTGTTTTTCTTTGTTGCAGTACTTGAAGATACCGGTTACATGTCGCGTGTTAGTTTTCTGATGGATCAGCTCATGCGGAAATTCGGATTAAATGGTAAATCACTGATTCCATTGATGAGTGGTGTTGCCTGTGCAGTTCCTGCAATTATGTCGACACGAACAATTTCGAATTGGAAAGAACGATTGATTACCATCATGGTCACACCATTGATGAGTTGTTCTGCACGTCTTCCGGTATATACATTGCTGATTGCACTGATCATTCCAAGTGATTACATCTATGGAGTGAATTTACAGGGCTTAGTCCTCATGCTGATGTACTTGATTGGTTTTGTAGCAGCACTTTTGGCTGCGTGGGTAATGAAGCATATCATCAACAGCAAAGAGAAAAGTTATTTCGTAATGGAATTACCAACCTATAGAATTCCCCGTTGGTCAACAATTGGAATACACATTGCTGAAAAAGTTAAGGTCTTTTTATTTGAAGCAGGGAAAGTAATTGTATCTGTTTCCATTATTCTCTGGTTTCTTTCATCCTTTGGTCCTTCAGATTCATTCGAAAGAATCGAAGAGAAGTACATGTCAGAAACATATACGCGGTCTATGCCGAAAGAAGAAATTGACCGTCAGATCCAGAGTGAAAAACTGGAGAATTCATATGCCGGAAGATTAGGGCATATTATAGAACCCATAATCAAACCACTGGGTTATGACTGGAAAATTGGAGTCGCTTTAATAACTTCATTTGCAGCAAGAGAAGTTTTTGTTGGAACAATGTCTACGATATACAGTGTCGGCGACGAAGCCAGCAGTAAGATGACTGTGAAAGAAAAAATGCGGAACGAAATTGATCCTGAAACGGGCGGACCAAAGTATACTTTTGCTGTAGGGATTTCTTTGATGTTATTCTATGCTTTTGCCATGCAATGTATCAGTACAGTGGCCATAGTATTCCGAGAGACCAGAAAAATCAAATACCCATTGATACAAATTTTATACATGAGCGGTATGGCGTATATAGCAAGTTTGATTGCATATCAATTGTTGAAATAA
- a CDS encoding purine-nucleoside phosphorylase gives MSIHIGAQPNQIAKIVFLAGDPLRAKHIAESMLTDVQLVSSIRNAFYFTGNYKGIPVTVGASGMGCASIGIYSYELFNEYNVECIIRIGTAGAYTDKLKVFDVINVDKAYSESTYAKDAFEFTPDHFEHQGAAFNLINETAKRMNMPVIAGNIHSSDVFYRSTQGTPKVAADNNCVAVEMEAFALFANARHLNKMAATILTISDVIPTGDYISSDQRQNSLSKMTELAMESALAIQEYLGKKK, from the coding sequence ATGAGTATACACATCGGAGCCCAGCCCAACCAAATCGCTAAAATTGTTTTTCTTGCCGGCGATCCTTTAAGAGCTAAACACATTGCTGAAAGTATGTTGACTGACGTACAGTTAGTGAGCAGTATCCGGAATGCATTTTATTTTACAGGGAATTATAAAGGTATTCCTGTCACAGTTGGAGCAAGCGGAATGGGATGTGCATCGATTGGAATTTATTCATACGAACTTTTTAATGAATACAATGTTGAATGTATCATTCGCATTGGAACAGCCGGAGCTTATACTGACAAGTTGAAAGTTTTTGATGTGATCAATGTTGATAAAGCATACAGTGAATCTACTTACGCTAAAGATGCATTTGAATTTACTCCCGATCATTTCGAACATCAGGGCGCAGCATTTAATTTAATTAATGAAACTGCGAAGCGAATGAACATGCCGGTTATTGCAGGAAACATTCATTCAAGTGATGTGTTTTACAGAAGCACTCAAGGTACTCCAAAAGTTGCAGCAGATAATAATTGTGTGGCAGTGGAAATGGAAGCATTTGCACTTTTTGCAAATGCCAGACATCTTAATAAAATGGCGGCAACTATTCTTACAATTTCAGATGTTATCCCAACAGGTGATTATATTTCATCAGATCAACGACAGAATTCTCTAAGCAAAATGACGGAGTTAGCTATGGAATCTGCTTTAGCTATTCAGGAGTATCTTGGTAAAAAAAAATAA